Part of the Desulfosalsimonas propionicica genome is shown below.
TGAAAACGCCCATGTGGCCGGATTCTGCCTTGCCGAGGGGCTTGTGGATCACCCGGAGGACATTGTCACCATCAGCTTTTGTACAGAGGACCAGACCAACGTGGCCACCCTGACCCTCACAGAAGAGCGGCGCATTCAGGCGGCCGGGCTGCTGGAACGCAAGGGATTCGTCAGCCAGACCAGCTGCGGAATCTGCGGCAAAGAAGTCATAGAAGACATTGCCCGGGTTCTTGTCCCGGTCAAGGCAGCCACTGTTTTTCCCGTCAGCCGGATTATGGCCGGCGTGGAGCAGCTGCCCGACTATCAGCCCCTGTATCGCAAAAGCCGCAGCTCCCATGCGGCTGTGATTTTCAATCATTCCATGGAACCCATGGCTGCTGCCGAAGACGTGGGAAGACACAATGCCCTTGACAAGGCCATTGGCAAAGTGTTTATGCTAAACCAGATGAAAAACGCATGTCTGGCCATCATGTCTTCCAGACTCAGCTACGAACTGGTGCAAAAGGCCGGACGAGCCGGCCTTGAAATGCTTGTGGGCATATCCCGTCCCACGGCCCTGGCAGTGGACCTGGCCCGGTCGGTGAACATGACCCTTGCCTGTGCAAAAGACGGCCGGCTGATGGTGTTTTGCGGGGATCACAGAATCGGGCACGCCGAAAGCCTGGAGTTTCCGGCAGAAAACCCCAAATAAGGAATTTTATCATGCCCTTTGTCAACGTCCCCGGTTTGAAAGGCAAAGTTTACGTTCCGGACCCGGATACTGATACGCCCAAAAAAAATCCCTGCCCGGACTGCTTTTCCTGCCAGATGTGCGCCGACAACCGATGCCACGTTTGTTTACGGCAGAAAGGGCATAAACATGCATGCGCATGCAGCACTCCGGAAAAACCGCAATCATCCTGCCATCCCCTGTTGGAACAGCAAGATAAAACGACTGAGAATCATTGATTTGTCAAAGGATACGCCAATCATGTCAAAGACACGATTGCTGTTTGTCATCCTGGTTGCTTTGTGCTTTTGCCTTGCATGCCAGGATCCTGAAGAACGGCGCAAACAGACGCATTATGACCAGGCCCGCAAATGTTTTGACAACCAGGATTATGTCTGCGCCCGTGATGCCCTTCAAAAGGTAATCGAGATTGATCCCGGGTTTGCCCCGGCCTATTCCAGTCTAGGGGAAACCTATCTTCGTCTCGGCAATATGGGAAAAGCCTTTTCTATTTTTAAAAAGGCCGGTGAACTCAATCCGGGCAACAGCGATATCCAGCTCCGTCTGGCAACCCTTTATCTTCTGCAAAAGGATTTTTCCCGGGCCAAGCAATTGCTGCAGCGCGTGCTGAAGCAGGAGGAAAACAATCTGTCCGCCCTGTTTCTCATGGCCGGTATCAATACCCAGGAACATGATCTGGGAAAAGCGGTGGATATCTACGAACGGATCATCGATATTGATCCGTCAAGGGAGCGGGCCTACACATCCCTGGCCAGCATCGCCATCCAGCGACAGGATCCGCTGCGGGCCATTGAAATTCTCAAAAACGGCATAGACGAAAACCCCAAGTCCCTGCCCCTGCGCCTGGGGCTCTATGAAATCCATGCCCGGTCCAACAACATGGACCGCGCCGAAGCGATCATTAAAGAGGCCCTGGCTGTCCGCCCGGATGAACCCAAGCTGTATTTGATCCTGGCCAATCACTTTGCCAGCCGGTCCAGGTGGGAGGATGCCGAAGAAACCTTTCAAAAAGCCATTGCCGCCAATCCGGCCAATATCCGCTCCTATCTGGCAGCCGCCTCATTTTATACAAAACAGGACCGCCGGGAAAAGGCATTGGCCCTGTACCAAAAGGCCCTGTCTTTGCAGCCGGAAAACATCGGTTTGATGCTGGCTTTATCGGATTTCTACATCAGCTGCAACGAACTGGAAAAGGCCAGGCACCATATTAACAGGGCCCTGGGAAAAAAGCCGGATTATCTGCCGGCCCACCTGCTCAAAGGCCGCGTGCTAATGGCCGAACGGCAGTACAATGACGCCATTGCCCTGTATGCCGATCTGCGGAAGAATTTTGCCGAACCCGATAAAATCAACTATCTCCAGGCCATGGCCCATTTGCAGGCCGACGAGGTAAACGCCGCCAAGACAAGCCTGGCCAAAATCGGACCCAACAGTCCGGAATACCCGTCCGCCCGGCTGATG
Proteins encoded:
- the fdhD gene encoding formate dehydrogenase accessory sulfurtransferase FdhD, translated to MNEIAQPTHVMATYAEYAENRRKERSQALITEEPLSIRVAGSPYSVVMRTPGDENAHVAGFCLAEGLVDHPEDIVTISFCTEDQTNVATLTLTEERRIQAAGLLERKGFVSQTSCGICGKEVIEDIARVLVPVKAATVFPVSRIMAGVEQLPDYQPLYRKSRSSHAAVIFNHSMEPMAAAEDVGRHNALDKAIGKVFMLNQMKNACLAIMSSRLSYELVQKAGRAGLEMLVGISRPTALAVDLARSVNMTLACAKDGRLMVFCGDHRIGHAESLEFPAENPK
- a CDS encoding tetratricopeptide repeat protein, translating into MSKTRLLFVILVALCFCLACQDPEERRKQTHYDQARKCFDNQDYVCARDALQKVIEIDPGFAPAYSSLGETYLRLGNMGKAFSIFKKAGELNPGNSDIQLRLATLYLLQKDFSRAKQLLQRVLKQEENNLSALFLMAGINTQEHDLGKAVDIYERIIDIDPSRERAYTSLASIAIQRQDPLRAIEILKNGIDENPKSLPLRLGLYEIHARSNNMDRAEAIIKEALAVRPDEPKLYLILANHFASRSRWEDAEETFQKAIAANPANIRSYLAAASFYTKQDRREKALALYQKALSLQPENIGLMLALSDFYISCNELEKARHHINRALGKKPDYLPAHLLKGRVLMAERQYNDAIALYADLRKNFAEPDKINYLQAMAHLQADEVNAAKTSLAKIGPNSPEYPSARLMMARIYYSERNLAQAMEACKQALAVSPQNLQALAMLGDIHASKQDYKTAEALFKRMITIAPANPAGYYNLGLIYRLHKNHQKAASAFEAAVARDPKHLQAFVNLVEMLIADDKVDQAIARCDHRIEEFAGKPQSLAPLLYLKGRLMLLQNRPAKAESLFKQSILQDDNHLPAYYSLAELYIQTGEDSRAVENFKKAAGQNPDQVMLPMMLGILHYMRQDDEKAMAAYRRALEINPDFAPAANNLAYLLAERQEDLSHALDLAKRARTSMPDDPRVADTLGWVYFKMGLYDAAVREFSASLEKLPANPTILYHLAMTYHKKGDFRRAQSTLEKALRFEEHFKEAEEARSLLANLKRQKQNTGVQ